One Luteibacter aegosomaticola genomic window carries:
- the mutS gene encoding DNA mismatch repair protein MutS, with protein MALAEDIASAAGHTPFMRQYLAAKAEHPDILLFFRMGDFYELFYDDARKAARLLDITLTQRGQSAGAPIPMAGVPYHAVEGYLARLVKLGESVALCEQIGDPATSKGPVKREVVRIVTPGTVTDAALMEERRDNLLLSIAAGPKGYGMAWVDLSTGRFLLTETATAEGLAAELARLQPAETLVSEDIAWPKLVTALPGVRKRQPWHFDGDAATRELCRFFKTRDLRGFGVEGLPLAVAAAGCLLGYVEETQKSALPHLTGMAVENASETIAMDAATRRNLEIDTHQSGNVENTLLGVLDESVTPMGARLLRRWLNRPLRDRTLLRGRHQAIGALIDARRHGTLREQLRGVGDLERILARVALRSARPRDLSTLRDGLAAAPRLREEVDSVDSPLLHDLVQRIGDHADTAALLARAIIEQPPVLLRDGGVLAEGYDDELDELRRLSTNADQFLVDMEEREKAASGIPTLKVGYNRVHGYYIEITKAQSEKAPQHYTRRQTTKNAERYITEELKQFEDKVLSAKERSLMRERALYELLLDKLIDQLPSLKIAASAMAELDVLANLAERAETLDWAAPVLTDVPGIRIERGRHPVVEKVRDEPFEPNDINLDASRRMLMITGPNMGGKSTYMRQNALIVLLAHVGSYVPASAVTIGPIDRIFTRIGSGDDLSRGQSTFMVEMSETANILHNATDCSLVLMDEVGRGTSTYDGLSLARAAAVHLAATSCAFTLFATHYFELTELAAEYPTIANVHLDAVEYGEQLVFMHTVKEGPANRSFGLQVAALAGLPKAVIADARRYLSALEQGHEVTTAVAAPATPAPQMGLFAPPLPSPVEEALRSVDPDDLTPREALDQLYKLRKMLR; from the coding sequence ATGGCTTTAGCAGAAGACATCGCCTCGGCGGCGGGGCATACCCCGTTCATGCGCCAGTATCTGGCCGCGAAGGCGGAACACCCCGATATCCTGCTGTTCTTCCGGATGGGTGACTTCTACGAGCTGTTCTACGACGACGCCCGCAAGGCGGCGCGCCTGCTCGATATCACGCTGACCCAGCGCGGCCAGTCGGCCGGTGCGCCCATCCCCATGGCGGGCGTGCCTTACCACGCGGTAGAAGGCTATCTCGCGCGCCTGGTGAAGCTCGGTGAATCGGTCGCGCTGTGCGAACAAATCGGCGACCCGGCCACGTCGAAGGGCCCGGTGAAGCGCGAAGTCGTGCGCATTGTCACGCCGGGTACGGTGACCGATGCCGCGCTGATGGAAGAGCGCCGCGACAACCTGCTGCTTTCGATCGCCGCTGGCCCGAAGGGCTACGGCATGGCCTGGGTGGATCTCTCCACCGGGCGCTTCCTGCTGACGGAAACCGCGACGGCCGAAGGCCTCGCTGCGGAACTGGCACGCCTGCAGCCGGCGGAAACACTGGTCAGCGAAGATATCGCGTGGCCGAAGCTCGTCACCGCCCTGCCCGGCGTGCGCAAGCGCCAGCCCTGGCACTTCGATGGCGATGCCGCCACGCGCGAGCTTTGCCGCTTCTTCAAAACCCGCGACCTGCGCGGCTTCGGTGTGGAAGGCCTGCCGCTTGCTGTGGCCGCCGCCGGTTGCCTGCTCGGCTACGTGGAAGAGACCCAGAAAAGCGCGCTGCCGCACCTCACCGGCATGGCCGTGGAGAACGCCAGCGAGACGATTGCCATGGATGCCGCCACCCGGCGCAACCTGGAGATCGATACGCACCAGAGCGGCAATGTTGAAAACACCTTGCTCGGCGTGCTCGACGAAAGCGTGACGCCCATGGGCGCCCGCCTGCTGCGCCGCTGGCTCAACCGTCCGCTGCGCGACCGCACCTTGCTGCGTGGCCGCCACCAGGCGATCGGCGCGCTGATCGATGCACGCCGCCACGGGACGCTGCGCGAGCAACTGCGTGGCGTGGGTGATCTGGAGCGCATCCTCGCCCGCGTCGCACTGCGTTCGGCCCGCCCGCGCGATCTTTCCACGTTGCGCGATGGCCTGGCCGCCGCGCCGCGCCTGCGCGAGGAAGTCGATAGCGTCGACAGCCCGCTGCTGCATGACCTGGTGCAGCGCATCGGCGACCACGCCGATACCGCTGCCCTGCTCGCCCGCGCCATCATCGAACAGCCGCCCGTGCTGCTGCGCGATGGCGGCGTGCTGGCCGAAGGCTACGACGACGAACTCGACGAACTGCGCCGCCTTTCCACCAATGCCGACCAGTTCCTGGTCGACATGGAAGAACGCGAAAAGGCCGCCAGCGGTATCCCGACCCTCAAGGTCGGCTACAACCGCGTGCACGGCTATTACATCGAAATCACCAAGGCGCAGTCGGAGAAGGCCCCGCAGCACTACACGCGGCGGCAGACCACGAAGAACGCCGAGCGCTACATCACCGAAGAGCTCAAGCAGTTCGAAGACAAGGTGCTCTCGGCGAAGGAACGTTCGCTGATGCGCGAGCGTGCGTTGTACGAGCTGCTGCTCGACAAGCTGATCGACCAGCTGCCCTCGCTGAAGATCGCCGCCTCCGCCATGGCCGAGCTCGACGTGCTCGCCAACCTGGCCGAACGCGCGGAAACGCTCGACTGGGCCGCACCGGTCCTCACCGATGTGCCGGGTATCCGTATCGAACGTGGCCGCCACCCGGTGGTGGAAAAGGTGCGCGACGAGCCGTTCGAACCGAACGACATCAACCTCGATGCATCACGGCGCATGCTGATGATTACCGGCCCGAACATGGGCGGTAAGTCGACCTACATGCGCCAGAACGCGCTGATCGTGCTGCTCGCTCATGTCGGTAGCTACGTGCCGGCATCGGCCGTCACCATCGGCCCGATCGATCGCATCTTCACGCGTATCGGCTCGGGCGATGACCTGTCGCGCGGCCAGTCCACCTTCATGGTGGAGATGAGCGAGACGGCGAACATCCTGCACAACGCCACCGACTGCAGCCTCGTGCTGATGGACGAGGTGGGCCGCGGCACCAGCACGTACGATGGTCTCTCGCTCGCCCGCGCTGCCGCCGTGCACCTGGCGGCGACGAGCTGCGCGTTCACGCTGTTCGCGACGCATTACTTCGAGCTCACCGAACTCGCGGCCGAGTACCCGACCATCGCCAACGTGCACCTGGATGCCGTCGAATACGGCGAGCAGCTGGTCTTCATGCACACGGTGAAGGAAGGCCCGGCCAACCGCAGCTTCGGCTTGCAGGTGGCCGCGCTAGCTGGCCTACCGAAGGCGGTGATCGCTGACGCACGCCGTTACCTCTCCGCGCTGGAGCAGGGCCACGAGGTGACCACCGCCGTCGCCGCCCCCGCCACGCCGGCACCGCAGATGGGCCTGTTCGCACCTCCGCTGCCCTCGCCGGTGGAAGAAGCCCTCCGCTCGGTCGACCCCGACGACCTCACCCCCCGCGAAGCGCTGGACCAGCTCTACAAGCTACGCAAGATGCTCCGCTAA